CTCTgagataatttaaataaataatttaaaagtaaTGATCATATTATTACACCACGCTTCCGAATCCAATGTCCATGATAGCCCACTCTATCATGAATACTGACCAATTGTCCCTTACGTGACTTGAACTCGTAGTGTGATCCTTACTTTGATGCCAATTGTTAAATATTCAATCATTGATTCAAAAGTTTTAAAACTGTTAGATACCAATTTGGCTAAATCTTTAACACTCAAATCATAACAATCAAGTTGGATAGTTTTACCCATTAGTCTTTCATGGTGCTTTCGTCAAAGCTGTATCATTATAATGATATAATCTGCCAAATTTGTTTCTTCTGATGTTGTCTTGACTTCTATATATAGGATTCTCCTGAAAAAAAGTAGCAGTGATTCAAAATCCATATGATAAATCCCAAAAGTTGGTAATGCCTATATTCATCCCTATCTGTACAAAGTTACAAACTGCAGTGAATAATGTCATTTTCTAATTCCCCATACATTTGAGGactaatgaaagttttaaattttcccTAGACCACTGCAGTAAGGTGTACATTTTCCTAGATACATACTaatctttatttaatttaaatatgtcATTGGTTTTGTAAATAAAAGAGCCCTGAACTTGCCATTATCAGGCACCCCCACCATCATTCTTAGGTCAGATtactttgttttattattatcttagggtttctctcatttttcccaATACAACAGCTTGATCTCTTTCTGTCATGGACATCAGCCTAGTGATCTCAGGAACCCCATCTGAACCTCAAAACGCATGTCAAAATCATGCCCCAACACCTCTAGAAAAAAAAGGAATCCATGCCAAAGAAGAAAAGGGAAGCATGGAGCTTCCAAACAGAAGAAAAAGCAATGGAAGAAGGTATCTAGGGGTGAGACAAAGACCTTCAGGAAGATGGGTTGCCGAAATCAAGGACTCCTTGCAGAAACTGAGGCTGTGGTTAGGGACTTTTGACAGTGCAGAAGAGGCTGCCCTGGCTTATGACAGCGCCGCCAGGCttttaagaggaaaaaatgCAAAGACAAACTTCCCATTTCCTGGAGTTGTGAGCATATATGAAGAAAGTTGCAGATCATTGGAAAAGAATCCAAGGCTTTTCCGGCTTCTTCAGCATGCAATCATGAAGAACCATGCAAGATCGATCATTTCAAGGGAAGATCAGATTCATGGTGATAAAGTTGATTCAAGCTCTTTTGATGCGCTTGTTGAAGAAACCATAGTTTGTTCGTCATCAAGCTCTGAATCCGGAATCTGTGATATTTATGATCATGATAGAAACAAACTTTCTCAGCTCTCATTTGGCAGTTCCAAGGTTTATTCTTCAGTTTTTGTTGCTCCATCTTTCAGTTCTTCTCGATGTCAAGTAGGAGAAGATCGAAAGGATTGCCAATTAAGAGGCTTAAGCAATGGAATATCTCATTCTCCATACAAATAGGCTGTCAAAGAATGGCCGCCaagtgccatgaaaaaaaaactaatgaacaGTTCTTGTAAATATGCTTTCTATGTTGTTTTCACATGTTAGATGTTGATCTCCTCCTACCTTAGCTATTTGTGTTTTGTCTAAATCGCATAGAGAATGTCTGACAATTGTGCTCACAAGAGATCTATATTAATCTACTTCAGTACTGGACCACGTAACTCTGTTGTTTAATTTTTGCTACACCACGAGATAATATAATTACCACCAAGGAAGATGTATAATTCTCTTGTGTGGGATAGTACGATCATCCTTATTCACAACTCAATTGGCATTGGAAAATTCTTGCAAAGTGATGTAGTTGGAATTACGAAAAGATAGACCAAAGTGGCTTGTTTGCTTGATCACAAAACTCACTTAATTAACAGCTTGCTAATGTTGTGTTTTGGGGAATTGCATAAACTGGGAGAGTCTATTTGCATGCAGTGAATGCATTAATATATAAGGCTCTAAGTGTGCTCTGATACAGTGTGGCTTCAAAAAAGACATCCCCTTCAAATAACAAACGTGTTCGTTTGAAATCAGAATTGGCCAACACTAAAAAGGACTATCACTTTGAAACCCAAATCAAGTAGGCTGGTTGAGAGCCTAGAGAACTGAGGAAGCTTGATTTAGGCCATCCTATGGGATTTGTGAATTGGGACATTCGAGCCCCATGTTTGGGTCATAAACACTTATTTACATAAATGACAATGCCAAGAAATCATTTTGCAACAAAATCAAAGAATGATAGATGGTTTAATAATTGGATTCATGTAAGTTTTGGAATAGTCAATAGCTAGCttgttgataaaaatatttttccatcAAACGTATCTTGTAATGACGGGAAATTATCTCCtcaagtttttaaataaatttaaaggtcTTAAGTAGGAAAAAGATAGACACATAAAGTGAgccttacaatatttattgcttgttttataCTGCATAAAATACTTATATGGGCAGCAATAAATACTGTAAAGCACACCTTATGTACCAATCACTCTCTCACTTGAGACCTCGATCAAGTTCGTATAAGAATTTGAATGGACCTTAATTAGACCCATCAACTTTGTTTTTAAGCTTAGATACCCACTTGCATCTTATGAcattgttttgggggggggggggggggggggggggtggtgagGAATGAGAACCAGTCTAGATCTGCTTCTTCAACAATGTATCAAAGTCATGGCCATTTCTTGTAGGAAATTTGAATCTTTGATGGCCAAAGAAAACAAGTAGGTTCGGTTGCAGCAAGTTTACTGGTTGGAAATAGGCCATGAGGTAATGGATACTTGTGTAAGAGTTGACTCAATCAAAGATGAAGTGAGAGCGATGAGAATCAACTGACCTTATAAATGCTGGTTGAGACAATCGGAATTGGTAGTATTGAGGTGTCACCAACTATATTTGTAGTGACAATATTTTGCTAATAAGGTGATGTGTACGTACATATGAGGGAAAAAGCATATAAGGAGATGTTCGATAAAGGAAGTTGGACTCAGCTACTAAAGTAATAACTCCAGCAAAGAAAAAAGACCTCTATAAAAGGAGGGGCCACTGCAAACGTGGAAATGAGATACATGATCTCTTTGATATTCTCTACACTCTCTtggggctctctctctctctctctctctctagatttcCATAAGGATAACATCTTTTTCAACCTCTCATCAGCTTATATTTTCCATTGTATTGAGAGCAGTGTGAGGCTATGAGAAATTGTAAAATCATTATATATGATGGACTTCACTCTCAATCACTTGTGGAGGTAGGCCTTTATGCTCAACCACATATTTATGTGTCTTTCTCGTTATTcatatttaatgtattttatttattatttaattcatAAATGTGCATCCGAGCACTGTATCAACATCAAAGCATCATTGTTGGCAATTCGACCATACTGTTGGTCTCTGCCCCGTTGAAAAATTGCATAAACCATTAGTATCATATGTGGGATTATCGATTTTTTGCTCTCCAAATAATAGGTCGCATGACCCAAAAAAAGCTACTTCTACATAAAGGAGGCACCGCTCTCATGACTCAACAAAGAATTATAGTGAGAGAGAAGGAATAGAATTCATgataaaaggttaaaaaaacaAAGTGGGGAATCACGTACACCAAAACATCTACGAAGATAAGTCCCTTGtcactttctcaaaataaaacatgtttattTCTCATGATTTAAGTTTTAAAGTTGCAAGCACAGTGCAAAAACATCATCCACTATTTCAAAAGACTAAAGCGGGAAACCTTTGCACTCAAGGGAGGAATGCATTGCACACACAAGCACTGCTCGTCTATGCTATATATGTGCATGCAAGGGCGAGCAATCAAGGTTTCTCTAAGCACCAAGTATGGTTCAATAGTGAGCACTAAAGCTTGCCCCGAGCAACTAGAAGGCCTACATGCAAGCACTAAAGCTTGCCTAAGCAACAAGCCTAACGGACACTTAGCCCGCTTGAGTTGGGAACATCACAGGGGAGCACTAAGGCTTGCCCTGAGCACTCAACATGGCTTATAGTGAGAAACAAGTATGGCTCATGAGCAAGCACTAAAGCATGCCCCGAGCAACAAGCATGGCGAGTACTCAACCTGCCCATTTCACGGGTAAGCATTAATGAAACTCGCCCCAAGCAATAAGTGTGGCAGGTACAAGGCTTGCCACTACCTAGGGTATCAAGGGTGACACTTAAGCTCGCCTCGAGCAACCAGCGTGGTGGGCACTCAAACACCCACATCACAAGCGAGCACTAAAGCTAGCTCTGAGCAAAAGGCTTGCTAAACACTTAGCCCACCCGTGCATGGAGCATCATGTGCAAGCAATGAATCTCATTCAGAGCAATGATCATGCCAGTCATCAGCCTACCCACAACCTAAGCAAACAATTAAGCTCTCCCAAAACAACGAGCCTAGAGAGTACTTAGCTCGCCCGTGCTGTGATATCACAAGTGAGTACTAAAACTCATCCGAAACAACTTAGCTCGCTAACCCATGGAGCACCATGGGTAAGCACTAAAGCTAGCCTTGAGCAACGAGCATCGTGGGCACTCAGCCTACTCACATCACAAGTGAGGAATGAAGCTCGCTAGAATAACAAGCATTGTGTGAACATCACTAGCGAGCACTAAAGCCCACCCTCACCTAGAGCTTCACAAGCTCAGCTTTAAGCTTGATAGCAATAGCTAAGTGACCATGTTTGCTTCCCTCAAACtaccatttaaattttatttatggtAAAAAGTTTGGATTTTGGATGTTCTTCCCATAAAGCTCCTTAGATCTCTACAAAACTCCAAGAGAATGGGCAAACAAGATCATGAAGATAGAAAAGTTTATAAATAGAGCACTCTACTTGCCAGTCTTAATCAAAAACACTCAGGCGCCCTAGACCCAACCATGAGCCCCAATActagcaaaaaaataaagatatgcaAGTGAACAATTTCCATCAATAAAAACTACTCATTGGTGAACAATCTCCATCAACAAAAACCACTCAATGGTGAGCATTCCTCGTCAAGCCAAAATCACTCAAGGGAGAATGATCTCCATTGAGCAAAAATAGCTCCATAGCAAACAATTTATCAAGCAAAAATACTCAATGGAGAGAAATCTCCACCAATCAAAACTTTGAAGCAGTAGCTATATGGCTTGGGTTTGCTTCTCCCAAACTTACtatttgttttttacttttactAACAAATTTAGTTTTTGGATGTTTTCTACATAAAAGTCCTCAGATTTTCACGAGGTGTCTTTCTTAGCCACACTT
This is a stretch of genomic DNA from Carya illinoinensis cultivar Pawnee chromosome 15, C.illinoinensisPawnee_v1, whole genome shotgun sequence. It encodes these proteins:
- the LOC122295802 gene encoding ethylene-responsive transcription factor ERN1-like, translated to MDISLVISGTPSEPQNACQNHAPTPLEKKGIHAKEEKGSMELPNRRKSNGRRYLGVRQRPSGRWVAEIKDSLQKLRLWLGTFDSAEEAALAYDSAARLLRGKNAKTNFPFPGVVSIYEESCRSLEKNPRLFRLLQHAIMKNHARSIISREDQIHGDKVDSSSFDALVEETIVCSSSSSESGICDIYDHDRNKLSQLSFGSSKVYSSVFVAPSFSSSRCQVGEDRKDCQLRGLSNGISHSPYK